CCTCTCCAGGGCGGGGTACCTGGCGAAGGGGAGCGAGGACGAGCTCTTCAGGAGGCTGAAGTACCTGTGCATCCTGGCGGGGAGGGCGCTGGAGCACAAGAGAAAAATCGTGGAGAAGAACATTCAGACCGGTCTCCTCCCCTACACAAAGGAGTACTTCGGGGATCTGAAGAGGCACTTCTCGACGATAGGGGTAGTGGGGGGGCACGAGATGTGCCTGAACATGGGGATAGAAGGGGGGATCATGAGCGAAGAGGGGAGGGAGCTGTGCAGGAGGGTGCTGGAGTTCCTGAGGGAGGAGTGCAGGAGGCTCCAGGAGGAGACGGGACACCTCTACAACCTCGAGGCCACGCCGGCGGAGGGAGTCAGTTACAGGCTGGCGAGGCTGGACAGGAGGAAGTTCGGGAAGGCCATAGCGACCTCGGGGGAGAGGGAGCCCTTCTACACCAACTCCACCCAGCTTCCCGTGGATGCCGATTTCGACTTGGTGGAGGCACTGGAACACCAGGAACCCCTTCAGACCCTCTACACCGGAGGGACGGTCTTCCACATTTACCTGGGGGAGAGCTTGGAGGATGGGAGCAGCTCCAAGAACTTAATGAGGAAGATCACCTCCATGACCAGACTCCCCTACTTCACCTTCACCCCCACTTACTCCATCTGTGGAGACCACGGATACCTGAGGGGAGAACATCCCTCCTGTCCCATCTGCGGAAGGGAGACGGATGTTTATTCAAGGGTGGTGGGGTACTATCGGCCGGTCAAGAACTGGAACGCTGGAAAGCAGGAGGAATTCAGGCTGAGGAAGAAGTACGACTATGGTCCCCCCCACTGACCTCCGAGGGGGTTGAAGGCGGGAGTAGCATCCCCCTGCGAGGGGGTAAGGCTACTCCCGACCTCCCCCTCCAGGGAGGTATCCCATCCTCTTGAGCAACCCCTCCACGCCCAGCAGGGCAGGGCTGTTCCTCCGCAGGTGAAAGATGGTTAAACCTTTCCTGTCCAGTTCCTCCACCTCCGCATCCTGGGGCACAAGACCCAATACCTCCATTCCCCCGGGAAGCTCCACCCCTTCTCCCCCCACCACCTTGTTGAGGACCAGACCAGCCCTTTCATATCCCACCGCCCCCCTATCCGCCACTTCCTTGATGATCGAAGCCACCCTCAGGGACTTGGGGGAGGAATCCGAAACGAGTAGGAGATCGTTGACTTCCCTCATCACCCTCCTGTTGATCTGCTCCACTCCCGCTTCCCCATCTATTACCACCACTTCAAAACCCTTGGAAACCGAGGTGAGGACCTCCCTCAGGAATTCGTTTACCTTACAGTAACACCCTTCTTCTTCAGGTCTCCCCATGGCCAGCAGGGCAAAACCCCTTCCCTCCTCCATGATCTTCATTACCCCGTAGTCGAGGGAAAGGGCCAGCTCCTCCCTGCTCAACCCCCTCCAAGAGGAGAGCCATTCCTTCCTCAGATCTTCCACCGTTTTCCCAGTCCTCACTCCCAAGGCCTGAGAAAGGCCTGAAGACGGGTCCGCATCCACCGCCAGGATTTTCTTCCATCCCCCCTCCACCAGCAACCTCACCGAGGCTGAGGCCAAGAAGGTCTTTCCCACTCCTCCCTTTCCGCAAAAGGCCATCACCCTCGTCATCCCTTCCCCACCATCCTTTCCCTTATCGCCCTGAGCTCTTCCACGCTCCCGCAGATTTCCCTGTAGTCACACCTTTCACAGTCCAGGGAAACCTCTTCCACCATTTTGCCTATGGCCGAGGCAATCTTCCTGGCTTTCTCCCCTATCCCGAGTAGCGAACTCACCCCTTCTTCGGAGGTGGAGAAAACCACCTCCACGGAAGAAACGGGAAGGGAGCGCAGGGCCCTCCTCAGGGCCTCCCCCACCACGGAGAGGGAGAAGCCCCTCTCCACCACCTGCCTGCTCACCCTGCTCCAGACCCTCATCTGCGAGGGAAGACCCCTTATCGTGTATCCCTTGAGGACCATCCTGAAGGGCACCAAGTTCAGCTTCCGGTAGTCTTCATCCCTTATCTCCCTGGATTCCACCAAACAAAGCTGGGCAAAGGGCACTTCTCCCCTCAGCTCCGGAAGATCTTTCCCCCAAAGGCTCACCCTCCCATCCTCCACCAGTCCAGGTGTTTCGGTGAGGAGGACGGAAGAAAAGGAGGGAAGCTCGGGAGGACCCAGTTCCACCCAAGTGTCCTCCTTGAGGATCACCTCTGGACCTTCTCCCAGGAACTCCTCCGGAAGGAAAGGGGAGAGCCTCCTCACCTTTCCTTCCCCCTCAGCTTTTTCCAAGAGGCCGCGCAGGAACTTCAGGTCCTCATCGAAAAGCTTCATCCGCCTTCTCCCGTGCGAAGAGACAGGCCCCGTAGGCCCCTGCCAGGATGGGATCGAAGGGCAACCTCTTCACCTTCCTCCCCAGCTGTTCCTCTAAGGCCTCCACGAAACTCTTCAGCCTGCTCACCCCTCCCGCCACCACTATCTCCCCCCTCATCCCCACCCTCCTGACTATGGAGGAAACCCTGCCGGCAATGGCCCTCGTGACCGCAGCCAGAATGTCCTGAACTTCCTCCCCCTCGTTCAAAAGGGCTATCACCTCGCTCTCCGCAAACACCGTACACTGGGAGGTGATGGAGAGTCTTTTGGTGGAACGGGCAACCTCCTCATCCCACCTCTCGAGGCTCACCCCCAGCACCTCCCCGAGCATCTCCAAGAACCTCCCCGCCCCAGCCGCGCACCTGTCGTTCGTCCCATAATCAACTATCCTACCCCTCTCCATCACCGCCACCCTCGTGGTATTGGCCCCTACCTCCACCAACGTTCCAGTCTCCGGGAGCAAGGGGGCGCAGGCTTTGGAAAGGCAGAGGAGGATGGGCTTGACTTCCCCCACGAAATCCAAGCCCCTCACCCTCTCTCCAGTCCCCACCCAGCAGGTTACTTCTTCCCTTTTCCTTCCAGCCCTTTCCAAAACCTCCCTCAGGATCCTTTCAGCCGTTTCCTTGGCCTTTGGACCGGTTTCCAGGACGGCTTGAGCCACCATCGAACCGTTCTCCATAAGAACTGCCTTCACCCTTCCGCTACCGATATCCAGTCCACCCACCAACATCAGTTTCCCCCCACCCTCTCGCTGGCGAAGAGGGCCGCACCGAGAGCGCCCACCAGCTGGGGATCGAAATCCAGCTTGATGAGCGGGACTCCAAGCATTTCTTCCAGGTACTTCACCACGCCTATGTTCTTCGCCACGCCTCCCGAGAGGACCACCTCCCTCTCCACCCCCACCCTGGAAGCCAGTGCCTTCACCCTTGCTGCCATTGACTGGTTCACACCGGCTGCCACATCTTCGGCACTTGCCCCTTCCGCCAAGTAGGAGAGGACCTCTGACTGCGCGTAAACCGCACAAATG
The nucleotide sequence above comes from Candidatus Hadarchaeales archaeon. Encoded proteins:
- a CDS encoding acyl-CoA dehydratase activase, whose amino-acid sequence is MGGLDIGSGRVKAVLMENGSMVAQAVLETGPKAKETAERILREVLERAGRKREEVTCWVGTGERVRGLDFVGEVKPILLCLSKACAPLLPETGTLVEVGANTTRVAVMERGRIVDYGTNDRCAAGAGRFLEMLGEVLGVSLERWDEEVARSTKRLSITSQCTVFAESEVIALLNEGEEVQDILAAVTRAIAGRVSSIVRRVGMRGEIVVAGGVSRLKSFVEALEEQLGRKVKRLPFDPILAGAYGACLFAREKADEAFR
- a CDS encoding AAA family ATPase; its protein translation is MTRVMAFCGKGGVGKTFLASASVRLLVEGGWKKILAVDADPSSGLSQALGVRTGKTVEDLRKEWLSSWRGLSREELALSLDYGVMKIMEEGRGFALLAMGRPEEEGCYCKVNEFLREVLTSVSKGFEVVVIDGEAGVEQINRRVMREVNDLLLVSDSSPKSLRVASIIKEVADRGAVGYERAGLVLNKVVGGEGVELPGGMEVLGLVPQDAEVEELDRKGLTIFHLRRNSPALLGVEGLLKRMGYLPGGGGRE